The DNA region CAAGGTGTGACATTAGAAGAATTAAAAGAAAATCTAATGGATATATTCAACGAACTTAATAGTGGAAACATTCCTTCTGCTCGCAAGGTAGCCGAACTGGAAGTGGCATGAAAAGAAGGGATTTGGTAAGGGAGATAGAAAAACAGGGATGTTTATTAATTCGGCATGGAAGAAGGCATGACTGGTATCAGAATCCTAAAACAAATATATCTCAACCTATACCCCGACATAGAGAAATTAAGGAATACCTAGCTAAACACATTATCACTATGTTAACACGCAGGGCCTAATGGATATTTAAGGCTATCATTCGAGAACTTGATTGAGTCAAGAAACAACCAAAAAAGTACCTCATAAAGCGGCTCATGAGGTCACACACGCCAAGCTGCAACGATGTAAAAAGATGTTATGAAAGA from Thermotoga sp. includes:
- a CDS encoding type II toxin-antitoxin system HicA family toxin, producing the protein MKRRDLVREIEKQGCLLIRHGRRHDWYQNPKTNISQPIPRHREIKEYLAKHIITMLTRRA